Proteins co-encoded in one Malus sylvestris chromosome 7, drMalSylv7.2, whole genome shotgun sequence genomic window:
- the LOC126628692 gene encoding uncharacterized protein LOC126628692: MNPHKTEDLFHHHFHHSHHDLGPPSHQIMESHPSISLPSDDVVLHDPVFPLPPEIDLFRSPSSSPSHSSDENDDVSNPNPKSDPKSQPIYISPEPHISSQFYTFNPESHSLMIRCILDARLATPAEIRAATPRPVLKSWRAVWKDRNEDTAYVTAWKRIQDKLAAHVDQNGNEFLCFKNNNQQFVSHINQWQDIVMSFHSDADLKHLGLKETIDRIKQVWTVGAKFYGIPESYIRVCVAACPVCSTDSSGLAGRGKRRRFEYTESFDVPAKEVPTRLQQLAAKHKVVLCIRQKYIRYKPFMAEVKDYACHRAGEPVAKKSKILKREPYASKRCGCGFRIRAIVPITNYNERDKTFVYQEEGVAVFKLYAVHSGHEPGPLDGNARIMHRVVGHKGGIFMDQDTVYGVSEELDNDGFGLFGKDEGDMQFLVMQQVQELRAEVGLLEEKIVKIPQELLSSVSRDLFDLVNKVRQVGEESSKPMDLLHDKTLAGDILVGDNDLAHWSDHHHERLYGDGKDADLIEDDEDSFGRTLGDGVPWEQLREDCRTPKDLIGDPCKPEKWLKCSEFDEKSMLDCEDTKLTKSLRHDEGIGADVGLVGIQVDSFYQANSKWFDSPCGLDPAADCGDNTFRNGEIV, encoded by the coding sequence atgAATCCTCACAAAACAGAAGATCTCTTCCACCATCATTTCCACCACAGCCACCATGATCTGGGCCCACCTTCCCACCAGATCATGGAATCCCATCCCTCCATTTCACTCCCTTCAGACGACGTCGTCCTCCACGACCCCGTCTTCCCCCTCCCCCCGGAAATCGACCTCTTCCgctccccctcctcctccccctCCCACTCCTCCGACGAGAACGACGACGTCTCGAACCCTAACCCCAAATCCGACCCCAAATCCCAGCCCATCTACATCTCCCCGGAGCCCCACATCTCCTCCCAGTTCTACACCTTCAACCCGGAGTCTCATTCCCTCATGATCAGGTGCATCCTCGACGCCCGTCTCGCCACCCCCGCCGAGATCCGCGCCGCCACGCCCCGCCCTGTCCTCAAGTCCTGGCGCGCCGTCTGGAAGGACCGCAACGAGGACACCGCCTACGTCACCGCCTGGAAGCGCATCCAGGACAAGCTCGCCGCCCACGTCGACCAAAACGGTAACGAATTCTTGTGTTTCAAGAACAATAATCAGCAATTCGTTTCTCACATTAATCAGTGGCAAGACATTGTTATGAGTTTCCATAGCGATGCCGATTTGAAGCATTTAGGGTTGAAGGAAACCATTGATAGGATTAAGCAGGTTTGGACTGTAGGTGCTAAGTTTTATGGAATTCCTGAGAGTTACATTAGGGTTTGTGTTGCTGCATGCCCCGTTTGCTCCACGGACAGTTCGGGGCTTGCCGGGAGGGGCAAACGCCGGCGGTTTGAGTATACCGAGTCTTTTGATGTTCCTGCTAAAGAGGTGCCCACTAGGCTTCAGCAATTGGCTGCTAAGCATAAGGTGGTTCTTTGTATAAGGCAGAAGTACATCAGGTATAAGCCCTTTATGGCTGAGGTTAAGGACTATGCTTGTCATAGGGCCGGGGAGCCCGTGGCGAAGAAGTCCAAGATTTTGAAGAGGGAGCCGTATGCTTCAAAGAGGTGTGGGTGCGGGTTTCGGATTAGGGCCATTGTTCCGATTACGAATTACAATGAAAGGGACAAGACTTTTGTGTATCAGGAGGAGGGGGTGGCAGTGTTTAAGCTGTATGCTGTGCATTCAGGGCATGAGCCGGGTCCTTTGGACGGAAATGCGAGGATTATGCATCGGGTTGTGGGGCACAAAGGTGGGATTTTTATGGATCAGGATACTGTGTATGGGGTCAGTGAGGAATTGGACAATGATGGGTTTGGATTGTTCGGGAAGGATGAGGGGGACATGCAGTTTTTAGTGATGCAGCAGGTGCAGGAATTGAGAGCTGAAGTTGGGCTTTTAGAAGAGAAAATTGTGAAAATACCGCAGGAGCTTTTGAGTTCAGTGTCTCGAGATTTGTTTGATCTCGTGAATAAAGTTAGACAAGTAGGAGAGGAGAGTTCAAAGCCAATGGATTTGCTACACGATAAGACGCTTGCAGGTGATATTTTGGTTGGGGATAATGATTTGGCCCATTGGAGTGATCACCATCATGAACGTTTATATGGAGATGGCAAGGACGCTGATTTGattgaggatgatgaagacaGTTTTGGGCGAACTCTTGGGGATGGTGTCCCTTGGGAGCAGCTGAGGGAAGACTGCAGGACTCCGAAAGATCTGATCGGTGACCCTTGTAAGCCCGAAAAGTGGTTGAAGTGCAGTGAATTTGATGAGAAGAGCATGCTTGATTGCGAGGATACTAAACTAACCAAGTCTTTAAGACATGATGAGGGTATAGGGGCAGATGTAGGTCTTGTTGGTATACAGGTCGATAGCTTCTATCAAGCGAATTCGAAATGGTTTGATTCTCCTTGTGGGTTGGACCCAGCTGCAGATTGTGGGGATAATACATTCAGGAATGGGGAGATTGTTTAG